A genomic region of Oncorhynchus mykiss isolate Arlee chromosome 2, USDA_OmykA_1.1, whole genome shotgun sequence contains the following coding sequences:
- the vwde gene encoding von Willebrand factor D and EGF domain-containing protein produces the protein MVLARCCFPVSVKMNVALLAWLVALVGICLARSDAPRGVAVPFVFDLKATCDPPCQHAGICIRNNTCFCSRGYEGETCQYANCYPKCKNGGECLRPGKCRCPSGFGGKYCHKVKCDSGCWNGGDCIAVNGVAKCICPSSWTGSKCQEAICPQGCRNGGSCVAPGICSCPEGWLGGACHTAVCHRPCLNGGKCLSPDSCRCRPPYSGPHCEERKVF, from the exons ATGGTGCTTGCTCGCTGCTGCTTTCCCGTGTCGGTAAAGATGAACGTCGCGCTGCTTGCCTGGTTGGTTGCGCTTGTGGGCATCTGCTTAGCGCGCTCGGACGCTCCTCGAGGGGTGGCGGTGCCCTTTGTTTTTGACCTCAAAGCGACTTGCGACCCTCCGTGCCAACATGCTGGCATCTGCATCCGAAACAACACCTGCTTCTGTTCTCGCGGCTATGAGGGAGAGACCTGCCAGTATG CTAACTGCTATCCCAAATGTAAGAATGGAGGAGAGTGCCTTCGCCCTGGAAAATGCAGATGTCCTTCTGGATTTGGAGGAAAATATTGTCATAAAG TGAAATGTGATAGTGGATGCTGGAACGGTGGCGACTGCATCGCTGTGAATGGAGTGGCCAAGTGCATCTGTCCCTCCAGCTGGACTGGCTCCAAATGCCAAGAGG CGATCTGTCCCCAGGGGTGCAGGAACGGGGGCAGCTGTGTGGCCCCAGGAATCTGCAGCTGTCCAGAGGGCTGGCTGGGTGGAGCCTGCCACACTG CTGTGTGTCACCGGCCATGTCTGAATGGAGGCAAGTGTTTGTCTCCCGATTCGTGCCGCTGTCGCCCTCCTTACTCTGGACCACACTGTGAGGAGAGGAAGGTGTTTTAA